In Taeniopygia guttata chromosome 14, bTaeGut7.mat, whole genome shotgun sequence, the genomic window CTGGCCTGTTCTGTGATTAAGTAAAGGTCATTTATGCTGTTcttatttttcacctttttccaTTGAATCAGCCCAGCCACTTAAccttgaaataaatttttgttaAAGCTGTACATGAAGCTTAGTTATTGCAAAACAAAAAGTTGCAGCCTTTCAAGATAATAAAGAACAAGGCCTACTGTCTGGTTATCTTTAAACAGAGCAATCACAAATTCTGATCAAATCAGGAATCCCTTTAATTCATCAATATCATGTTAAGAAGCAGAATTACTTTCTTAAGCAAAAATAGTTTCTCATGATTTTGTGAAAAATCATgcatatttttttacaaaattatgGAGTTTAAATCCTGGTTCATCACATTGAAAATACTGCTGCTTCCAAGAGGCACACAACTATAATAATTCTTCCTGAGGAAAGCAGCAGGTCCCTGCTACCTCCTTAGACAAGAGGGTTAGTGGATCTTGCAGCCAAGAGGTTAATTTAGGGAATGCCTGTAGGGGCAGTATTTGCTAGACAAGGGACTTAGTCACAATCTACTTCTGAAGTTAAGAACTTGAAGATGTGTTTCATATTTGAAACTGTCTGCACAGTCACCATTTGTGCCACTTGGGAGAACAGTGTTGGGTGGTGATAGGAGAGCACAAGGAACTTTGTAGGCAGTATTCCTCAGGGAAGGTCACTGATCTTTCTGATGTTTAACATGACTACTGCCATTAGAAAGCTTCAGTAGTTCAGCAGAAATCAAACCTCCTGTGGTATCATTGTCACACAAAGTACAATAGTCACTGCCACTGAAGGACACATCTTTTATCCCCAAAGATTCTCGAAGAATAAGAAAGTCACCCTTTCCATGCTGTGAGTGAGAGGGATAATTCCTTCCAACACTAGGGCTCTCAAGGTTGTCTTTAATTATTTCAGAGATTTTCGGGCCAATGGTATCATCAGCATAGTTTGGTGCAAACAATAGTCCCGGCCTCATCTCTATCTCTTCTGCTCTTATGTACCTGCTGGGGACATACTGCTGGCTTGGACCTGAGGCAAATGCAAAGTTTTCTTCTGCAGTAACCACATCTGTGCTTCCTGTAGGTTTCAATGAGATTTGGGAAATCAGCTCCTGGATGTTTAGATCAGAAATACTATCTGCATTCACTTTGCTTGAGTTGCTGGTCTCTTCTCTTTCAAGTTGGCTACAAGCCTCATTCAGTCCAACCCAGTCCTAATGAAAGCATCAATAAGCTGGGGTCATTTTGCATAGTTATTtccaaaataacttttctttctttgtatgTCTTTGGCACAATAACCCAGATGTTTAGTGCAAATCTAACAGGCAAAGTTAGAATAATAGGGTAAAAACGTAGCAGCTAATTTCACaaaattttagaagaattttTACAAGATTACACCACCACAATATAATGCAAGCTGCTGGTATTGCTTTGGTTTTGAAAAGGTGCACCTTCTGCATTCAGTCTGAGCTGGGAGCCACTGGAGGAGTTCCACTTTTAAGGAGCAAGAGACTGGACAGAAGCTCTGGTGGTTAGCTAGTATGCGGAAGCAGTAAAATGAGAAACTATAAACTTTCAGGAAGATCAGAATCATGTGTCAGTAACTTTGCTCAGGAGCTAGAATTAttaatcccagaaaaaaaaaatccttctgtcATGAACAGAGGGTCAtaagaaagaaatcaaatttaTTTCTTACCTTAAAATTCCCATTGTGCAAACTATAGAGTGGctgaaagaaagcagctggCGTGGGAATGTTAAAGCAGATGAGGCTTTTTGCCCTAAAGTGAGAAaacaacactttaaaaaaaatatagagtTCTTCTGTGTTCTGTCTCCATATTGGTTAGATGAACCCCACCCCACTAATGTTAGTAAGATTGCACAAGAAGCCCACTCATAATTTCTGACTTCTCatgcaattatttttctgccaCCTGTGCATGCATTTATCATTTCTAACCTGAAGCACAGTCTCATACGTTTCTTTGGAATATGCCACAAACTTAATATACTGGTGTATTACTCATTATAGACACTGAGCTATTTAAGCATTTGTTTATCAGCTTACTTGATCTAAACCACTGTTTCTGAAAGTGTTTTAAAGAGTGCTAGTTTCATTACATTTAAACAGAGAAATTCTGCCAGACGTCCTTGCCCCTTTATTAGAGTCTAtcctataaaatattttatcatgtGGACATCATGTATTCTGTTTCTCTAAAAATGATGTGTATATGGAGTATAATAATGTATGTCAaggtaaaaaagaaagaggtaCCTATGTTCTGCCAGCATAAAATGTGCAGAGGATTGCTGAACCAAGGTTTTAAAACCACTATTTTTCTCTGTACAACTTGGTCTCAAATGAATCAGAGTCAGTTTATTTTGCCTATATTGGTATTTTACCTACTGACTCCTGCCAGGAATATCACACATAGCTGAGCATTGTCATCAGTTTAACCACCTTTTTATAGGTTGCTGCGTACTTGCACTTTTAATTTATCTACATGAAACTTCAAATACTTCCATATGCTTAAATTTCTTTAACTTCCAGATGCCATCATCCTTGGATTACAGCCAAATTTGGGAGTCCCAAATGTACTTTGATCTCCTTAAGGACTGTATAGTGGGTCATTAACTATTATCAACTGAGGAACATGTCTCGTTCCAAGATTGTCAGAAGACCTTTTGGAAATGACTGAGTCTgtgcagcagaaacagaaaggaaaatgaatatAACAACTCTTGATTTACCCTTTCCAGGCCATAAAAATCAAGGGGAACTTACTGAAAATCACATACCTTGAGGAAAGTTTGCAGTTCCAGAATAAATAGAGTAGAGTGCCAAAACTCAGAGGAATGAATAAGTACTGCATAGTTTTGatatttagaatattttcaGAGACTTTTGGGACGTCTAGAAAAAGAATCAGCACAAAAGTTTATAACAAAAATTCTGGAAGTCAAGATAGAACCCCAAATAACCAAGCACTGCAGATGAAACAGGCAGCTAAAGGccttaaggaaaataatttggctATGAATACTTGAAGAAAGCTAGCTCTGATTTGAAAAGTTTCATTTTACCACatatcttctcttttttttgggaACATGGAcatgaaaagaaatcaaatgagatgaaaacaACATTCTTTGTACCTGCTTTTTGAAACACTGTCGTCTGGCTCCACTCACTCCATTGACTGTGGTATGAATTCTCATTTTCAGAAACTTTGCAGCGAACTCTTGCAGCATAAGCAATGCCAATGTGGAGCTCTGTGGCTTCAATTTCTACTTGTGGCAGTGAACTGGGTAGTGTCTTGTTCAATGCAACCTGCAAAGTATTACAAAGCACTG contains:
- the LOC121468057 gene encoding interleukin-9 receptor-like; its protein translation is MGGVVRQLGLQLCIAAVLFFGGGRGRELSGSLSCLNNYVTTVSCIWVTEKPMGDGPFHLHFTNLWSKGHNASCKLTATESMQNQYHCTIHLASQILETDGYRVSLQGNFFGCNQTYITFPEYNPRKHIKLDPPLNIQSNATASKCQIWWSVWNVPWYLAEILQYELQYKEYSMSWEVALNKTLPSSLPQVEIEATELHIGIAYAARVRCKVSENENSYHSQWSEWSQTTVFQKADVPKVSENILNIKTMQYLFIPLSFGTLLYLFWNCKLSSRAKSLICFNIPTPAAFFQPLYSLHNGNFKDWVGLNEACSQLEREETSNSSKVNADSISDLNIQELISQISLKPTGSTDVVTAEENFAFASGPSQQYVPSRYIRAEEIEMRPGLLFAPNYADDTIGPKISEIIKDNLESPSVGRNYPSHSQHGKGDFLILRESLGIKDVSFSGSDYCTLCDNDTTGGLISAELLKLSNGSSHVKHQKDQ